In Deinococcus sp. Marseille-Q6407, a single window of DNA contains:
- the nrdF gene encoding class 1b ribonucleoside-diphosphate reductase subunit beta: MHPHPDPFSATNWSEPEDSFSTTFYEKYTSQLWFPEEIPLSNDAIVWKSLSEAERWTYIHASAGLNALDTLQGEVGMPALRHLVQGHVRKATLQFQGMMEDIHAKSYSLMNKTFLTTSEEREVFEWVRTQPQLQHKISVIMGIYGDPDVSNLGLWKKMVVSCMLETALFYSGFFYPLYLAGRGRMVSAGEIFNLIIMDEAVHGVYVALLAQEKFAEMNEAEQAYALAWYEDTLMSLYRNELAYTEYLYADVGLVDEVKKFIRYNFNVLADNLGLERTFDDEEINPVVQNGIKAKGTTHDFFSAKGNSYAKISVEALTEDDFDELWPAERKTASRQAPHRPTPAVSAPLEALAHD, from the coding sequence ATGCACCCCCACCCTGATCCTTTCTCCGCCACCAACTGGTCCGAGCCGGAAGACAGTTTTTCCACCACCTTTTACGAGAAGTACACCTCGCAGCTGTGGTTCCCGGAAGAAATCCCACTCAGTAACGACGCCATCGTCTGGAAGTCGCTCAGTGAGGCCGAGCGCTGGACCTATATCCACGCTTCGGCGGGCCTGAACGCGCTCGACACTCTGCAGGGCGAAGTCGGTATGCCGGCGCTGCGGCACCTGGTCCAGGGCCATGTGCGCAAGGCCACGCTGCAGTTTCAGGGGATGATGGAAGACATTCACGCCAAGTCCTACTCGCTGATGAACAAGACCTTCCTGACCACCTCCGAGGAACGCGAGGTCTTCGAGTGGGTCCGCACCCAGCCGCAGCTGCAGCATAAGATCTCGGTCATCATGGGCATCTACGGCGACCCGGACGTCTCGAACCTGGGCCTGTGGAAAAAGATGGTGGTGTCGTGCATGCTCGAAACGGCGCTGTTTTATTCTGGTTTCTTTTATCCGCTCTATCTGGCGGGGCGGGGCCGGATGGTGTCGGCCGGCGAGATTTTCAACCTGATCATCATGGATGAGGCGGTCCACGGCGTGTATGTGGCGTTGCTGGCGCAGGAAAAGTTCGCCGAGATGAACGAGGCCGAGCAGGCTTACGCCCTGGCCTGGTATGAGGACACGCTGATGAGCCTGTACCGCAACGAGCTGGCTTACACCGAGTATCTCTATGCCGACGTAGGACTGGTAGACGAAGTCAAAAAGTTTATCCGCTACAACTTTAACGTGCTGGCCGACAATCTGGGTCTGGAGCGCACTTTCGACGACGAGGAAATCAATCCGGTCGTGCAAAACGGCATCAAGGCCAAAGGCACCACCCACGACTTTTTCAGTGCCAAGGGCAACTCCTACGCCAAGATCAGTGTGGAAGCCCTGACCGAAGATGACTTCGACGAACTCTGGCCGGCCGAACGTAAAACGGCGTCTCGCCAGGCCCCGCACCGCCCTACCCCTGCCGTTTCCGCCCCCCTGGAGGCCCTTGCTCATGACTGA
- the uvrA gene encoding excinuclease ABC subunit UvrA → MTVSPPASSSPDGGFVQVRGARQHNLKDISVEVPRDALVVFTGVSGSGKSSLAFGTLYAEAQRRYLESVSPYARRLFNQAGVPDVDAIDGLPPAVALQQARGTPTARSSVGSVTTLSNLLRMLYSRAGDYPPGQGIVYAEGFSPNTPEGACPECHGLGRVYTVTEDSMVPDPGLTIRERAVAAWPQAWGGQNQRDILVTLGIDVDVPWRELPQETRDWILFTDEQPVVPVYPGLTPAETGRALKKKMEPSYMGTFSSARRHVMHTFANTESASMKKRVQGYMISEECPLCHGKRLRQEALNVTFAGLDITELSRLPLARVSELLRPYAEEREPGHAERVKNRPEQAIALQRMTADLVRRMDVLLHLGLGYLGLDRSTPTLSPGELQRLRLATQLYSNLFGVVYVLDEPSAGLHPADTEALLSALEDLKRGGNSLFVVEHDLDVIRRADWLVDVGPEAGEKGGEILYSGPPEGLRDVTASQTGQYLFADRHAEPHQPREPAGWLELNGVTRNNLNDLDLRFPLGVMTSVTGVSGSGKSTLVSQALVDALAAHFGQPVNPDPEDEEDPADYGSGSARLGGDLGQITRLVRVDQKPIGRTPRSNMATYTGLFDHVRKLFAATPLARERGYNAGRFSFNVKGGRCEHCQGEGWVMVELLFLPSVYAPCPVCHGTRYNAETLEVEYRGKNIADVLALTVDEAHHFFADEGAIFRALDTLREVGLGYLRLGQPATELSGGEAQRIKLATELQRSGRGGTVYVLDEPTTGLHPADVERLQRQLGKLVDAGNTVIAVEHKMQVVAASDWVLDIGPGAGEEGGRVVAQGTPAEVAQAAGSVTAPYLAQALQP, encoded by the coding sequence ATGACTGTTTCTCCTCCTGCTTCCTCTTCTCCAGACGGCGGCTTCGTGCAGGTGCGCGGCGCTCGCCAGCACAACCTCAAGGACATCTCGGTAGAGGTGCCGCGCGACGCCCTGGTGGTGTTTACCGGCGTCTCGGGTTCGGGCAAGTCCTCGCTGGCGTTCGGCACCCTCTACGCCGAGGCGCAGCGCCGCTACCTCGAATCGGTTTCGCCCTACGCCCGGCGGCTGTTCAATCAGGCAGGGGTGCCCGATGTGGACGCCATTGACGGCCTGCCGCCCGCTGTGGCGCTGCAGCAGGCGCGCGGCACGCCCACCGCCCGCTCCTCGGTGGGCAGCGTGACCACCCTCTCCAACCTGTTGCGGATGCTGTATTCCCGCGCCGGCGACTACCCGCCCGGCCAGGGCATCGTGTACGCCGAGGGTTTTTCGCCCAATACCCCCGAAGGCGCCTGCCCCGAGTGTCACGGATTGGGCCGCGTCTATACCGTCACCGAGGACTCGATGGTCCCCGACCCTGGCCTCACCATCCGCGAGCGGGCGGTGGCCGCGTGGCCGCAGGCCTGGGGCGGGCAAAACCAGCGCGACATTCTGGTCACACTGGGCATCGACGTGGACGTGCCCTGGCGTGAGCTGCCGCAGGAGACACGCGACTGGATTCTCTTTACCGACGAGCAGCCGGTGGTGCCGGTCTATCCGGGCCTGACCCCCGCCGAAACCGGGCGCGCGCTGAAAAAGAAGATGGAACCCAGCTACATGGGCACCTTCTCCAGCGCCCGGCGCCACGTCATGCACACCTTCGCCAACACCGAGAGCGCCTCTATGAAAAAGCGGGTGCAGGGCTACATGATTTCGGAGGAGTGCCCGCTGTGCCACGGCAAACGGCTGCGTCAGGAGGCGCTGAACGTGACCTTCGCCGGGCTGGACATCACCGAGTTGTCGCGGCTGCCGCTGGCGCGGGTGTCCGAATTGCTGCGCCCCTACGCCGAGGAGCGCGAACCGGGCCACGCCGAGCGCGTCAAGAACCGGCCCGAGCAGGCCATTGCCTTGCAACGCATGACGGCGGACCTGGTCAGGCGAATGGACGTGCTGCTGCACCTGGGCCTGGGTTACCTGGGACTGGACCGCTCCACGCCCACCCTCTCGCCCGGCGAGCTGCAACGCCTGCGCCTCGCCACCCAGCTGTATTCCAACCTCTTCGGCGTGGTGTACGTGCTCGACGAACCCTCTGCCGGGCTGCACCCCGCCGACACCGAGGCGCTGCTCTCGGCGCTGGAAGACCTCAAGCGGGGCGGCAACTCGCTGTTCGTGGTGGAACACGACCTGGACGTGATTCGCCGCGCCGACTGGCTGGTGGACGTAGGGCCGGAAGCCGGCGAGAAGGGCGGGGAGATTCTCTACAGCGGCCCGCCCGAGGGGCTAAGAGACGTGACCGCGTCCCAGACGGGCCAATATCTCTTCGCTGACCGCCACGCCGAGCCGCATCAACCGCGCGAGCCGGCCGGCTGGCTGGAACTGAACGGCGTGACCCGCAACAACCTGAACGACCTGGACTTGCGTTTTCCGCTGGGCGTCATGACCTCGGTGACGGGCGTGTCGGGCTCGGGCAAGTCCACCCTGGTCAGTCAGGCGCTGGTGGACGCGCTGGCGGCGCACTTCGGACAGCCGGTAAACCCCGACCCAGAGGACGAGGAAGACCCCGCCGACTATGGCAGCGGCAGCGCGCGGCTGGGCGGCGACCTGGGGCAAATCACCCGGCTGGTGCGGGTAGACCAGAAACCGATTGGCCGCACCCCGCGCAGCAACATGGCGACCTACACCGGCCTCTTCGACCACGTGCGCAAGCTGTTCGCCGCTACTCCGCTGGCGAGGGAGCGCGGCTACAACGCGGGCCGCTTCTCCTTCAACGTGAAAGGCGGGCGCTGCGAACACTGCCAGGGCGAGGGCTGGGTGATGGTGGAACTGCTGTTCCTGCCCAGCGTGTACGCGCCCTGTCCGGTGTGCCACGGCACGCGCTACAACGCCGAAACGCTGGAAGTGGAGTACCGGGGCAAAAATATCGCCGACGTGCTGGCCCTGACGGTGGACGAGGCGCACCACTTTTTTGCCGACGAGGGCGCCATTTTCCGGGCGCTGGACACCCTGCGCGAGGTCGGTCTGGGCTACCTGCGATTGGGGCAGCCGGCCACCGAACTCTCGGGCGGCGAGGCGCAGCGCATTAAGCTGGCGACCGAGTTGCAGCGCAGCGGACGCGGCGGCACGGTGTACGTGCTCGACGAACCCACCACCGGCCTGCACCCCGCCGACGTGGAGCGCTTGCAGCGGCAACTGGGCAAGCTGGTGGACGCCGGCAACACCGTGATTGCGGTGGAGCACAAGATGCAGGTGGTGGCCGCCTCCGACTGGGTACTCGACATCGGCCCCGGCGCGGGCGAGGAAGGCGGGCGGGTGGTGGCCCAGGGCACGCCCGCCGAGGTGGCCCAGGCAGCGGGAAGTGTGACGGCGCCCTATCTGGCGCAGGCACTCCAACCTTAG
- a CDS encoding transposase — MNQPVSGERVRIFAQQVLDIPETLYQRRSLEASLHLFHSPGQKTKFSQAEGVSPSALSRFFNVYDWDSDRCWEEMQDFQWRILLDTARHKRRPRMRLSVDLTTVEKVGTQLPYVSVYNGRHGIHLVVLFAEYGELKFPISYRVYQGKYTSTPVTLALDLLEEVPDFVGKRFQVCVLADSGFESAVFLDGVQRLGFEFVVGVRSNRRTDHPGRVTVADCPHGGYVNLANWPLETLSLGRMDRGDREFFAVSSELLEGDDILAEGKRRWALESFFKEGKHQFGLAQFALRTARGLDRWILMVFLAFTLTMLHRSEGMTLKEAARLALYTLFPVVRLNHLLSQLQKEREFLLQHGYSLSYARCNL, encoded by the coding sequence GTGAATCAACCGGTTTCAGGGGAGCGCGTCCGTATTTTCGCACAGCAGGTTCTGGATATTCCAGAGACGCTGTACCAACGGCGAAGCCTGGAGGCTTCGCTGCACCTTTTCCACAGTCCAGGTCAGAAGACCAAGTTCAGCCAGGCAGAGGGAGTCAGTCCCAGTGCACTGAGTCGCTTCTTCAACGTCTATGACTGGGATTCAGACCGCTGCTGGGAAGAGATGCAGGACTTCCAGTGGCGCATCCTGCTGGATACAGCTCGTCACAAACGTAGACCTCGAATGCGGCTCAGCGTGGATCTGACCACGGTGGAAAAGGTGGGAACTCAGCTGCCCTATGTCAGTGTCTACAACGGCAGGCACGGCATCCATCTGGTGGTCCTGTTCGCCGAATATGGGGAACTGAAGTTCCCCATTTCTTACCGGGTCTACCAGGGCAAGTACACCAGCACCCCGGTCACACTGGCCCTCGACTTGCTGGAAGAGGTGCCAGACTTCGTGGGGAAGCGCTTTCAGGTCTGCGTACTGGCGGACAGTGGATTCGAATCCGCTGTCTTTCTGGACGGTGTGCAGCGCCTTGGTTTCGAGTTCGTGGTGGGTGTGAGGAGCAACCGGCGCACGGACCATCCTGGGCGGGTGACGGTGGCGGACTGTCCGCATGGGGGGTACGTCAACCTCGCCAACTGGCCTCTGGAAACGCTGTCTCTGGGGAGGATGGACCGTGGGGACCGCGAATTCTTCGCGGTGTCGTCTGAGCTGTTAGAGGGGGATGACATCCTGGCTGAAGGAAAACGGCGCTGGGCGCTGGAGTCGTTTTTCAAAGAAGGGAAGCATCAGTTTGGGTTGGCGCAGTTCGCGCTGCGAACTGCCAGGGGTCTGGACCGCTGGATTCTGATGGTCTTCCTGGCCTTCACCCTGACCATGCTGCATCGCTCAGAAGGGATGACCTTGAAAGAGGCGGCACGCCTGGCCCTCTACACCCTGTTCCCCGTAGTCAGGCTCAACCATCTTCTGAGTCAGCTCCAAAAAGAGCGAGAATTTCTTCTCCAGCACGGCTATTCGCTCAGCTATGCAAGGTGCAACTTATGA
- the nrdE gene encoding class 1b ribonucleoside-diphosphate reductase subunit alpha, producing MERWIELNNKVLSGTEINTTYDTDALQVYFQEKVNPNTVFFHDLKEKIRYMVENGFWDPALFERYSYDEVQQVFNCAYGYKFRFRSFMGAYKFYSEYATMTPDRSRWLERYEDRMSITALARSSTVEEALELVHHLVNQTFTPATPTLMNSGKANTGRLVSCFLLQDCTDNLNSITKTLSFVAELSKGGGGIGVEVSNLRARGESLRGIQNVTKGVMGVAKMLDNMLRYADQAGQRPGAGAIYLSVMHADFMDVLSSKKIASDEDSRLKTLSVGATIPDIFMQKVRSGEDIYQFYPHSVEQETGREFTSIDWSSEYQALADNPRIRKKRISARRVLEDIAITQGESGYPYLLFEGNANRANPIPNVGTIKMSNLCSEILQPTLPSYFHSYGEEHKDQVGLDVSCNLSSLVIEQTMQSGDLGRVVGAAVRMLDDVARSTSVTEVPAVKRANDEMRSIGLGAMGLHSFLAKNELIYGSEEALEFVDVFFAAVHYHARRASMEIARDTGFVFGGFEGSRYADGSYFEQYLAKDFAPKTAEVAALFEGHTLPTREDWAQLVSDIQRYGLAHSFVMAVAPTGSISYVSHASASIMPITEKVETRTSNKARTIYPMPHLNVDTEWYYEEAYDMDMKRVLDTVATAQRHVDQGISCTLFVPGSSSTRDLQRYYIQAYLGGVKTLYYTRMRKTTIEECLTCAV from the coding sequence ATGGAACGCTGGATTGAACTCAACAACAAGGTGCTCTCGGGCACCGAAATCAACACCACCTACGACACCGACGCCCTGCAGGTCTACTTTCAGGAGAAGGTCAACCCCAACACCGTCTTTTTCCACGACCTGAAGGAAAAAATCCGTTACATGGTCGAGAACGGCTTTTGGGACCCGGCCCTGTTCGAGCGCTACAGCTACGACGAGGTGCAGCAGGTGTTCAACTGCGCCTACGGCTACAAGTTCCGCTTCCGGTCGTTCATGGGCGCCTACAAGTTTTATTCCGAGTATGCCACCATGACCCCTGACCGCTCACGCTGGCTGGAGCGTTATGAAGACCGCATGAGCATCACCGCGCTGGCCCGCAGCAGCACCGTCGAAGAAGCGCTGGAGCTGGTGCATCATCTGGTGAACCAGACCTTCACGCCGGCCACCCCTACCCTGATGAACTCCGGCAAGGCCAATACCGGCCGACTGGTCAGCTGCTTTTTGCTGCAGGACTGCACCGACAACCTCAACTCCATCACCAAGACGCTCAGCTTCGTGGCCGAGCTGAGCAAGGGTGGCGGCGGCATCGGGGTGGAGGTCAGCAACCTGCGGGCACGCGGCGAGTCGCTGCGCGGTATCCAGAACGTGACCAAGGGCGTGATGGGTGTGGCCAAGATGCTGGACAACATGCTGCGTTACGCCGATCAGGCCGGGCAGCGCCCCGGCGCCGGGGCCATCTATCTCAGCGTGATGCACGCCGATTTCATGGACGTGCTCAGCTCCAAGAAAATCGCCTCCGACGAGGATTCGCGCCTCAAGACCCTCAGCGTCGGCGCCACCATCCCCGACATCTTCATGCAGAAGGTGCGTTCCGGCGAAGACATCTACCAGTTCTACCCGCACTCGGTCGAGCAGGAAACCGGCCGCGAGTTCACCTCGATTGACTGGAGCAGCGAGTATCAGGCGCTGGCCGACAACCCCCGCATCCGCAAAAAGCGCATCAGCGCTCGTCGCGTACTGGAAGACATCGCCATCACCCAGGGCGAGAGCGGCTACCCTTACCTGCTGTTTGAAGGCAACGCCAACCGCGCTAACCCGATTCCCAACGTGGGCACCATCAAGATGAGCAACCTCTGCTCGGAAATCCTGCAGCCCACCCTGCCCAGCTATTTTCACTCCTACGGCGAGGAACACAAGGACCAGGTTGGCCTGGACGTGAGCTGCAACCTGTCCAGCCTGGTAATTGAACAGACCATGCAGAGCGGTGACCTGGGCCGGGTGGTGGGCGCCGCTGTCCGGATGCTGGATGATGTGGCCCGTTCCACCTCCGTGACCGAGGTGCCGGCCGTGAAGCGGGCCAACGACGAGATGCGCTCTATCGGCCTGGGCGCCATGGGGCTGCATTCCTTTCTGGCCAAGAACGAGCTGATTTACGGCTCCGAGGAAGCGCTGGAATTCGTGGACGTGTTCTTCGCGGCTGTGCATTACCACGCCCGCCGGGCCAGCATGGAAATTGCCCGCGACACCGGCTTCGTCTTCGGTGGCTTCGAGGGCAGCCGCTACGCTGACGGCTCCTACTTCGAGCAGTATCTGGCCAAGGACTTTGCCCCCAAGACTGCCGAGGTGGCGGCGCTGTTTGAAGGCCACACCCTGCCCACCCGCGAGGACTGGGCGCAGCTGGTCAGCGACATCCAGCGATACGGCCTGGCCCACTCCTTCGTGATGGCGGTCGCCCCCACCGGTTCCATCTCGTACGTGTCGCACGCTTCGGCCAGCATCATGCCGATCACCGAGAAAGTCGAAACGCGCACCTCCAACAAGGCCCGTACCATCTACCCGATGCCGCACCTGAACGTGGACACCGAGTGGTACTACGAAGAAGCCTACGACATGGACATGAAACGTGTGCTGGACACGGTCGCCACTGCCCAGCGCCATGTGGACCAGGGCATCAGCTGCACCCTGTTCGTGCCCGGTTCCTCCAGCACCCGCGACCTGCAGCGCTATTACATCCAGGCTTACCTGGGCGGCGTCAAGACCCTGTACTACACCCGGATGCGCAAGACCACCATTGAGGAGTGCCTGACCTGCGCCGTCTGA
- a CDS encoding ferritin-like domain-containing protein, which translates to MRNFSLRDLYLSQLRDLYSAETQLLAALPNMAVNARDAQLKQGFEDHLAQTREHVQRLEQIFAALNEPTAGKVSKAMQGLVQQGAEEAGENKAGPVRDAALIASAQRVEHYEIAAYGTAVSLARLLGEDQAAALLDATLQEEGQTDEKLTQVAGKVNQAALQETAQN; encoded by the coding sequence ATGCGTAATTTTTCCCTGCGTGACCTGTATCTCTCCCAGCTGCGTGACCTCTACTCCGCCGAAACCCAGCTGCTTGCCGCGCTGCCCAATATGGCAGTGAATGCCCGCGACGCCCAGCTGAAACAGGGCTTTGAAGATCATCTGGCCCAGACCCGCGAGCATGTGCAGAGGCTGGAGCAGATTTTTGCGGCTCTGAACGAACCCACCGCCGGAAAAGTCAGCAAGGCCATGCAGGGCCTGGTGCAGCAGGGCGCCGAGGAAGCCGGCGAAAACAAGGCTGGCCCAGTGCGCGACGCGGCCCTGATCGCCTCGGCGCAGCGAGTGGAACATTATGAGATTGCCGCTTACGGCACCGCCGTCTCGCTGGCACGCCTGCTGGGCGAAGACCAGGCAGCGGCCCTGCTGGACGCCACCTTGCAGGAAGAAGGCCAGACTGACGAAAAGCTGACCCAGGTGGCTGGGAAGGTTAATCAGGCAGCGCTGCAGGAAACCGCCCAGAACTGA
- a CDS encoding thioredoxin family protein: MTETATATRFILLTQDHCPNCERLRLMLDKPLKGQFNDQIDVVHREQNTAEFEALTTEYGVQSTPALIDRERGAILRNTGGLGEVKNFLSS, encoded by the coding sequence ATGACTGAAACCGCCACCGCTACCCGCTTTATTTTGCTGACTCAGGACCACTGCCCCAACTGCGAACGCCTGCGCCTGATGCTGGATAAACCTCTAAAAGGCCAGTTCAACGACCAGATTGATGTCGTTCACCGAGAGCAGAACACTGCCGAGTTTGAGGCGCTGACCACTGAATACGGCGTACAGAGCACCCCGGCGCTGATTGACCGCGAGCGCGGCGCCATCCTGCGCAACACCGGTGGCCTGGGCGAAGTCAAGAACTTTCTGTCGTCCTGA
- a CDS encoding S41 family peptidase, which produces MRRREWQTLALSLALLAPVPALAAAEPASTAQSNEQNSDRVTAQDLFDEVIYELALNYNGTSPLRAQDLRERFLPRAEALCAGRSVCDSKLAYPLIGQVLRELHDEHTNFFSPQEWNSINLASAGEVDQASFGVVVRTVLGQGVLVTEVIPGSPAALAGLQPGDLLTRLDRLPLRGLWGEDKLAAAGRSGREVKLTYTRAGRPGQAELAGRPFVTPPVSLDLLDDHTALIRLRNFDRDGVAQDLHNALRRAQQQGATRAVLDLRGNPGGYVTETLLSTGALTDPAPLRKVERSSSQTLSYQQGRYLVDGQPQRGQRVFKPQRFSGPLAVLIDGDSASGAEFMARDLLTRPQTVVLGRPTAGLADTSTIVLDLADGSGLQVTTAKMQSVLGQPLGARVQPQVPLQRDDRAFIRTGQDPELQAALRALNRLGL; this is translated from the coding sequence GTGAGGCGGCGCGAGTGGCAGACATTGGCCCTCAGCCTGGCCTTGCTGGCTCCGGTGCCGGCTCTGGCGGCTGCGGAGCCGGCCTCTACAGCCCAGAGCAACGAGCAGAACAGTGACCGAGTGACGGCCCAGGATCTGTTCGACGAGGTCATTTACGAGCTGGCACTGAACTACAACGGAACCTCACCCCTGCGGGCGCAGGACCTGCGTGAACGGTTCCTGCCACGCGCCGAGGCCCTCTGCGCCGGCCGGAGCGTGTGTGATTCCAAGCTGGCCTATCCCCTGATCGGGCAAGTGCTGCGCGAACTGCACGATGAGCACACCAATTTCTTTAGCCCGCAGGAATGGAACAGCATCAATCTCGCCTCGGCGGGTGAGGTGGACCAGGCGTCGTTCGGCGTGGTGGTTCGCACCGTTCTCGGCCAGGGCGTGCTGGTCACCGAAGTCATCCCTGGCTCTCCGGCTGCTCTGGCCGGCCTGCAACCCGGCGACCTGCTCACCCGGCTGGACCGCCTGCCGCTGCGGGGCCTGTGGGGCGAAGACAAACTGGCTGCCGCCGGGCGCTCAGGCCGGGAAGTCAAGTTGACCTATACCCGTGCCGGGCGACCTGGGCAAGCCGAGCTGGCCGGGCGACCTTTCGTCACACCGCCGGTCAGCCTGGACCTGCTGGATGATCACACCGCGCTGATTCGCCTGCGCAACTTCGACAGAGACGGAGTGGCGCAGGACCTGCACAATGCGCTGCGCCGCGCCCAGCAGCAGGGGGCCACCCGTGCCGTGCTTGACCTGCGCGGCAACCCTGGCGGCTACGTGACCGAAACGCTACTCAGCACCGGTGCCCTGACCGACCCGGCGCCCCTGCGCAAAGTGGAACGCAGCTCGTCGCAGACCCTGTCTTATCAGCAAGGACGCTACCTGGTAGACGGCCAGCCCCAGCGCGGCCAGCGGGTGTTCAAACCCCAGCGTTTTAGCGGCCCGCTGGCGGTGCTGATTGACGGTGACTCGGCCAGCGGCGCTGAATTCATGGCCCGCGACCTGCTGACCCGGCCACAAACGGTGGTGCTGGGCCGGCCCACCGCCGGGCTGGCCGATACCTCGACCATCGTGCTGGACCTGGCCGACGGCTCGGGGCTGCAGGTCACCACGGCCAAGATGCAGTCGGTCCTTGGGCAGCCACTGGGTGCCCGAGTTCAGCCACAGGTGCCCCTGCAACGCGATGACCGCGCTTTTATCCGCACCGGGCAGGACCCGGAACTGCAGGCGGCCCTCCGGGCACTGAACCGACTGGGACTTTAG
- a CDS encoding class Ib ribonucleoside-diphosphate reductase assembly flavoprotein NrdI, with translation MQLIYDTLTGNTRRFTLKVADCTGLEAVALAEADPRGPYLLLTYTFGSGVLPDSTAAFLRRHSPWLRGVVSSGSFHWGENFGRAGDVIAGQYGVPFVARVNKSGSAADVQAVAAWLSRQEADAAD, from the coding sequence GTGCAACTCATCTACGACACCCTGACCGGCAACACCCGCCGGTTCACCCTCAAGGTTGCGGACTGCACCGGCCTGGAAGCTGTGGCGCTGGCCGAAGCCGACCCGCGTGGGCCGTATCTGCTGCTCACCTATACCTTTGGCAGCGGCGTGCTACCGGACAGCACGGCGGCGTTTTTGCGGCGGCACAGTCCCTGGCTGCGCGGAGTGGTCAGCAGCGGCTCGTTTCACTGGGGCGAGAACTTTGGCCGGGCCGGTGACGTGATTGCCGGGCAGTACGGGGTGCCGTTCGTGGCGCGGGTCAACAAATCGGGCAGCGCCGCCGACGTGCAGGCCGTGGCTGCCTGGCTGAGCCGGCAGGAGGCCGACGCGGCCGACTAA
- a CDS encoding DUF808 family protein, which translates to MQGATYEYAAFGGGHAHAEEDGGEAAALSSEEHERQMVAGAIRTDLILSAEIMAIALAEVADQPLFSRALILIAVALLITALVYGVVGLIVKMDDIGLKLSQSSQGATAAFGRGLVRAMPHVLTALSVIGTAAMLWVGGHIIVDGLARLGFPELEHLLHSLEMQAGQAVPAAHALMEWLAGTVGSGLLSIPFTCGRGAGARAHPPKSAALLRPQNRLDSAL; encoded by the coding sequence ATGCAAGGTGCAACTTATGAGTACGCGGCTTTCGGCGGCGGACACGCACATGCTGAGGAGGACGGGGGAGAGGCGGCGGCCCTCTCCAGCGAGGAACACGAGCGGCAGATGGTGGCCGGCGCCATCCGCACCGACCTGATTCTCTCGGCTGAGATCATGGCCATTGCGCTGGCTGAGGTGGCGGATCAGCCGCTGTTCTCGCGGGCGCTGATCCTGATTGCCGTCGCGCTGCTGATCACGGCGCTGGTGTACGGCGTGGTGGGCCTGATTGTCAAGATGGACGATATCGGGCTGAAGCTCTCGCAAAGTTCCCAGGGCGCTACCGCTGCCTTTGGGCGCGGCCTGGTGCGGGCCATGCCGCACGTACTGACGGCACTGTCGGTGATCGGCACGGCCGCCATGCTATGGGTGGGCGGTCACATCATCGTAGATGGGCTGGCCCGGCTGGGGTTCCCGGAACTGGAGCATCTACTCCACAGCCTGGAAATGCAGGCCGGTCAGGCGGTGCCGGCGGCGCACGCTTTGATGGAATGGCTGGCCGGCACTGTCGGCTCAGGGCTGCTGAGTATACCCTTCACCTGTGGCCGCGGCGCCGGGGCGCGGGCACACCCGCCTAAGTCGGCCGCGCTTCTACGCCCCCAAAACCGGCTAGACTCGGCCTTGTGA